In Rhodamnia argentea isolate NSW1041297 chromosome 5, ASM2092103v1, whole genome shotgun sequence, the DNA window GGAGACTGCATGTACATAACGAGCATATATGACTCTCCATCAAGTAATGCGAGACAATATTTTAATAATCCTTCTCACTTGCAGATCGGATGGATGTAGTACGTGATTATAAAGAGCATTTTGGACTCGGGACAATATTTCAATGTCCTATGTTACGTGCAAATAAATCGAATTAGGAGACTCATGGGGATGGACGCACATATCtcatgttaaaaaatttaatagaaaAACTTAAAAGCTAATAGACGAAGAAAGGcttaaaagaatataaaaagcaCAAAGGGGTCGTTATCAAACGTTATGACACGAGAGGTACCACGTTAACGTCAAAAGGACCACTTCTCCCGCATGATACACCATTTTTAGTGGAGATGAATGAACGACAAGTGTCGGAAAAGCCAATCATAAGGAATCATGGTATTGAGGCACTCAAGGCGGATATCTTTCCATTTATTGGATGAatctattttggtaatttgaaaATCCATTTACGGCGAAAGTAACTGATAGAGGTGGTGTTAGGAGCAGCAACCTTTAACGCAGCGCAAGAGCATGACACTGGACGGGGAGGAGAAAGGTTTGAGTGATAGCGATCCGAATTTGAGTCGGGCTGATCACGATTAAGGTAAGGATCGACACGACTTGATACGCTCCCGCGCATTCTCtagaaaattcaagtttttaCGTAGCATGCCGAActaaaatttttctatttttgctaaACTAGGCAGCTGTTTTTGTCAAAAATACTTGGGTATTAGTAGCGATGCTTATTATAGCTCCCGTTGAAACAttaatcgatgcaaaacgacaTTACTAAACGAAAATGGACACATAGACACGCGGTCATCATACGACCCTTCAAAGTGGCGGACAGGTTATCATGGAGGTACGAGATAGGACTGGCACTAGCAATAGGGTTGGCTTTGATGGTGATTTATGGTTTGGCGAAAATATAGTTTCTAATGAACAAAGTGTTGAATGATGTCGTTAGGTCCTATGTTAGGTAGGATCCATGCTCATTACTCATgtgacatataaaaaaaaatagaagctGCTAGCATAACAGTCTCATAATACTGCCGGTTATTTCTGAACACACAAACTTTCAATCAATGAGCGTTTAATGCAAAACACGCAATGATGGTATATAAATCTACGGTTAAGATTATACCGTTCCTAATAATACTGTCGggaaagcatttttcaaaaaaaaaaaatctacttagaAGATCCATATTAGAATCAAGGTCTGTttgtttaccaaaaaaaataaatgctttaaaaatattttcctaaaaattaccATTTATATCTCCTGaaataaatagtaaataaaaaataatttcattatcaataacaatttatgtctaaatattattGCGgacgaggaaaatatttttcgtttattcattttgtaAGTTGTACAAACGATTATTtgtagaaaaatacttttcaaatcatttattctTCGCTAACGGAGCATTAGAAAAGAAATCGGAGATTGGACCCAACTTTGCCTTTTAACCTCATATTTCACCCTCCAATttgtgtactttttttttcctaagttTTCCTAAGTGGTGTTAGGCTTCAAGGGtaacttctttttcaaaaggcaaaaaaaaaaaaaaaaagtaaatcagGGTGTGAAGAGTAAGTTATGCAAACGGATGGAAGAACTAGAACAACGGGTAAAGGAAGTTCATTCGCAATGAGTTAGATTAAACCACCTGAATTTTCAACCGAGTAAATCCGTATTACTACTGCTCATAAGGTATCATAGCATAGGTTTGGACTGCCTGAAAGTATAGCCAATTCACATTTAAACCATGGATTTGATCAAAACTACTAATTTGAATTAGGGAATATCAATTTTTTCGCATAGACAGTGCTCTTGTGGGTGATTATGACTTGCTATTCGGCATGTGAAAGATCGGATAGGAAATCAAGATATCCATCAATGATGTATATAGAACAAGAATCTTTACTCCGTTTCAGGAGAAGGCTGAAAAAACCAACTGTGATCTAGCTTTGTATAGTTGAAGGACACAAGCGCAGAAACCTAACAATCTAAAGTCTTGTAAGACACTCAGCAAGCCCCGTAAACCGATTAAGTGCAAGCCTTTATGGTATAGAAGGTTTAGATCCACGACAGTCTGTTTGCGGTTAATGAGATTTGAATATGTGAATATCGATTTCTGAAATCTTTTCTACAAAGTCATCCAGTATCCTTATGCATGAAGATTATAAATTCGATCGTTACGGTCGGATTATATTATGGATTTCTGACCACATTTTTCATAAGGCCCTGTTATCTCTTCATTCTCTGAGCTCGAATTATgaaagatggagaagaaggaatCGAGACGAAGGTATCAGCATCAACGGATTTTACTGCAGGATAACTCATGATGTACATATTGATCTATTATATGGCTCTGCATCTAGCATTGGATATACCTCATCCAATGAGTGTCCTAGCTCTACCAAATGATATTCCGCAGTCCATGTCCCTCCGAGGTAACAGGCTTGAGTGGTCCATTTTCGAGACGGTGAAGTGACTGTGACTgtacaaggaaaagagaaatcgagaagCAGAAAAAGGGGCGTCACACTTGAAAACATTCCATCTGCTAGCTCAAGCTACTGGACCACAAAAATTTCCGAGACGGTCATGCACTTGGAAGAGGTTGTTTATGGTTCATCGACCTGGTTCTCTCGCCCATGGAGACAGCATCATCGTACGCCCACATGGGTGCGAGATCAACATAACAATCCCCCAAGTCAAGCTGATATTAGAAACTCTGCATTATCTCTTCACCGCCCCTGACCCACCGGAATGAGCTCGACCAAACCCTAGGATGTCGAGGGATGCCCTTGCAGTTCTGGCCTCTGCGGCTGCTTCGCCGACACCCGAAGCTGTAACATATGACCTGTTTAGGTTCTTAGCTTCTTTCTATCTTGTATTAAATCCATGCAACTCCATGTCAATACTCTTTCAAGGGATTGAGAccaggaaaaaacaaagggctTTATTTAGGAGAAACGTACCAaataagtcttaaatctatcgtATTGGTACAAATTTTGTCAtaaccttttaattggaccgatttaatcctaaatatatttacatttgtgccaattgagtccattcgacctattttgactgaaaattgtTGGTGTGGACACAGGCGCTggtgtggacatttttttagtaatatttcaatatttttttcagttttttttataattttcttaatttttttccttttctttttattttatgttttttatttatttaattatttttttttctgaggcCCGCTAGTCGACCCTCGCCACCCGACCATAGCGATAGCGTCACGGCCCTCTCCCTAACCCGGCGATGCTTAGATCGGGCAAGGGGTTTGCGGCCCTCGCCCCAATTTGGCGATGCCTGGGACACCCTCGCTTTTGACTAGTTGCCGACcatcaacaaaaaagaaaaagaaaaacagtaaagaaaataaaaaaaatcaaaatattatcaaaagatGTTTACGTCGGGGCCGGCTCGAGCACCGTGCAACATAGGGCACCCGACGTCAACGTCGCCTATTTCAACTACAATTGGATGAATGAACTCAATTTGTAcgaatacaatagatttaagactttttttggtactttttccctttattttgtGCTTGCAAGGTGCCTCACCTTATGGTGCCCATGCGTCAACTTCGGACATATTGTTGTGAGTGTGCAACAGAAGTCCAATATCTTCATTAATCTCCCATTCACATGTGAGCTTAATGTTAGGCTCACTCCCCCTTAGTGCATGTATCTTCAGCATCAAGATATTTCAATTTGAATCTCCAATGCCCAACTTCATTTCTTTGAGATATTTACCTAATATCGATATATATTGGGGTGACCACCAATTAACAATCGACTCTGATATCATTTATTGGCAACGAGTAGCGGAAGCCTGATACCTTCTCTAGGAGATTATTAAGAGGAAACCCAAGTCCAAGCCCGTCATCATATTGGAGGAAAACTAAAACGTCCATTCTCGTGATCGCCCGCTTCACTTGCATGAGCAGGCAACCTTCGCCTAGAGATGAACCGAAAAGAATGAACACATTCATAACTAAATTAGATgattaaaaagtcataaacttttcaagtaGCATTTAACTATATTGTTATCTTAGCATTTTCTTCCTAAAGAGTGAACTATGAGTCTCATTTATGTGTAATGCATATCACACGGAAGTTGAGGGATCTTGCTATTTGAAACAAATATCGGAACAAGATATTGCTATAGTCCTCGATTAATAAGGAGACCAGAGATTTACATGGTTCGATTCGGTACGAGTGTCGACATTTACTCCATGGAGAGGGACAACGCCAAGAAATTTATGTGGAGTTTTTTCGTACTCTCAATTACCATCAAAGCAAACTCACAAGTGTTATGTTCACACTCAAAAAACTTTACAGAGAGAAAACTAAACATTATTTTGTGGTCTCAGGTGGGTCACGTGTCAACCCTCTCGCCTATATATTCAACGTGATTGAACCCCAAATGCCAAGCCGATCTCAGATTCGCCGCATCATCTGTTCACCACTCGCACCCAAAGCCCCTCCAGCATGAGCAGCTCAAGCAAACCCTACGATGCCGAAGGACAACCTTGGAGTACTGGCCTCTGCGACTGCTTCACCGACGTCAAAAGCTGTAATGGAAATCTGCTTATGTTTCtagcttcttcttcattttttccctctttccttccACATAATCAAGGCATAAATCCATGCAACTCCATGTTGCTTGCAGGCTGCATCACCATCTGGTGCCCATGCATCACCTTCGGACGGATATCAGAGATCGTGGACAAAGGGACAAGCTGTGAGTATACAATCTCTGTATACGTCTCCGAAAATATGTCTGAGGATTGATCCACAATATTATCATTTTGCACTCCGATTATACTTCAGGGACatggttatttttcaaaaaaggtccTTGACATAGGTCGAGTGAACGTTCGAGACCAACTGTAATAAATATTGGGTCACAAATCAAGCCTGTGCATGAAGAACTCAAGTCACAGTTCACAAAGCAAGCAGATCCAGTTAGTTTTAAGTTCAACGATGGACATGTGATGTCGAATTTTATGAACTTACCCCCGACTCGACAACTGTTGCAGGAAATATAGGAGATTTGATTTTCCCTGTACCAAAGGTTAATTAATTACCAAAGAACAGACAAAGGCTGATCGTATATGTTTCTCACTTACTTATCCGAGCTTGGATTGCAGCTTGCATCGCGAATGGCGCAATCTTTGCGCTGATCCACCACCTGACTTTGTGCGCATGCCTCTATTCATGCCTCTACCGAACCAAACTGAAACAAGAGTTCGGGTTGAGGGAAAATCGGTGCCATGACTGCTTAGCCCACACCTTCTGCTTGTATTGCGCGCTTTGTCAAGAGTACCGAGAGCTCAAGAGCCGCGGATTCGACATGGAGAGGGGTAAAAACCACCATTCCTTTCCGACATCTTCGTGCCCGGCTAGCTTTCGAATAGTGCACGTACTAATCTATCTTAAGTGTTGGTTAAGTACTGGCTTACGATGATTGGATTGGTGGTGATTTGTGGTGTAGGATGGGAAGGAAACGCCAGGCAACAGAAAGAACTGGCAATGGCCCCAAAGGTGGAAGGCGACATGAGGCGCTAGGGTCCTGCGCTTGACTATGGAAGTGAACTTGTTGCTCGGAACAACATATGTCGTGTACTATTATTCCGTGTGATTATTAAAGTCGGAGCTCAGCTCCTAATTCTGTTACCGATTTCATTTGGTAGGCGCAGTCTGTGCTTTAGAGTTCTATTCAGTTTGTACTAAAAAAACCTTCAGCGTGAGGATGGGGTGTCGACTTATTAATCTTTTGATAGCATTTGCTCAATGTCGGATCCTTTCCACGGTTCCGTCTTCATTGTCGCCCTCCACCTGAAACATAAATTGTACCGATACTTAGGGGTGAGTGATTGCAAAGTCGGTCCAGGTTCCACCTAGGATTTGAAACCCACCCGTCGAAATAGTTCCGCTATTTTTGAATCTTGTAACTTGCTTTACAACCTCCGAAACTTACCTATCACAAGTCTCAAGGTCGCCTCCAGTGTTTACTTAAGTTTCACATAAATTCTTGATTGAATTATTGCAGTGAATTATCACTTCTAATTACCATCTTAATAATTCTTATTCAAAGCAAGGGGAATAGAATCTAAGTTGTTATTATCTACtgaccacaatttatatttagacacacgaagcatacgaaacattaacaaagtaaaaaaccTCGATCATGGCAATTGTTGGAATTGGAAGCTCAGAGTAGTAGTTTCGGTTTATAAACTCATTATCGAAAGTCGTGAAATATCGCGAGATCACCCAAAGatatagaataagaaaaatacaaagattCCAACAGGAACCTACTAGTCAAAAtcggttcctcattttttggaaccgaaATCGAACCGAGTTTTCACTAGTCCTATTTTTTGATTCCCAATTCCATTTCGGAACCATGATCTTCCCTGCCAAAACTACATAACATCTGGTCTAAGGTTGAtttctctatttatttattgcacCTTCTTACCCAGCCTCGAACCTTCTACACCCACGATGACTCCTTGCTATCATACTTGATGTGAGTCTTGAAATTTCGACATATGTAAGAAAAATGGATTCGATGAATTTTAATCGCAAATTCCAGCCTAGTtagtaaatttggatttttaagGATTTAAGGTATGATAATTGGATTGTTCTGAGACGTCGGTCAAATAAAGTCGAGCTAGGTATTCGAGTCGTCGAGTTGTAATATTGAGATTTGTCGCGCTTGAACCTAGCCTTGATCGAATACTAATTGcgagattttcaaaattgccctTAGTTTTAGTATCGGTAGGTTAAATTTGTCCTAACTAGCTAAATTATCATTTCATCCCTGATATTATTCACTAAGGGACAAGATAGCCAAGTAGATTTGACCCGGGGGCTTCCCAATTATCCCGGCAGCCGTTTGCCCTCCTCCCCTCaatcacatctctctctctctctctctctctctctctctctctctccctctctgtcgTGCGATCAGATCCCACTTCTACtgtgcatcttcttcttcttcttcttctctggttCTGCAGCCCCTCCCCTGTTCCACCCGCGCGACACCTCACCGCCACCAGCCGTCCACCCGATCGCTACCCTGCCGTCCTCAGTCGCCGCAGCAGCTCAGCCGCGACCCGCGGAGCTCGAACGCGCCGAGAACTCAGCTGAGCGCCGTGGATTCCGCGACGCCCAGCCACTACTCCCTCCGTCGCCGGTCGCCATTCAGTCTCAGGCACGAGCCACGAGAGCCTAGCCGACCCGAGCTCGTCCATCCGCGGTGCCGCGAAACCCGCATGCCCGAGATCCCGAGGCCTGCGGCCTCGTCCCCCCGACCCCCATCCTGACCTCCTCCTCCGTCGCGCCGAGCTCGTCTCGTCGCCGTCGCCACCCAAGCTCTCGACCAAGCAGCCCTCCTCTGCCCGAGACCGCCCCGACGTCCTAAATCCGAGCCCGAGCCGTGTCGACCGCCGAGAAGCCCCCCCCCCTTCTGTGCCGAGACCCATGAGACGGCAGCCGTGACCCCCAATCCCCGATGCCTCTACTGCCGCGGCTGTTGCTCCTTCACCTCGCAGCCGTGCCGGGCCGCCCCGGCTCGGTTGTTGTGACTGTTAAATTGTGTCGAGTACTGCATTACGGGTGAACCATAGCGTGGTAAGCTCACATATGATTGTGATATATTGCTAAGTTATAGTTAGAGCGTGACATAAATCACATGCGATTGATCTGCTATCGATCTGTATCGTATGTTTAGGCTATCTTGAGCGAATCACCGTCTTAATCGGATTTAGATATTAACTCACGAAAATTTTATATCTCATCCGGTGTTGTTAATCATTATTTTTTCAGGTCATTAATTGTGAAGAGCTGGAAGTTGACATAAATCTTATAGGAATAGCTTGGAGAGTAATGTGAATCCTGGCCTAGTATTTTTTAGGATTGTAGGAAACAACCCTGAAGGGGGCTGTGTGCATAAATGCACTTTTTAGGATTAACGAATATCTATAAATGATATAGACTTTTATTGTTGATGATTGAGGTGTATCGTGCTTTCCTATCCTGCTTAGTATTGGTTGTTTAGAAGCTAATTATTTTCGCATGTACTTATTAAgaagacaaaaatgaataaGTCGGTGGCGTGCTTAACACAGTCGTTGTTTTATGACTTGAGATGATTATGTAGGATTGTGGCGTATCCAAAAATCGGGACGTGACGTTGACGGGCCTAGGAGGCTCGTGGTAGCCTCCCTCTTCTCCAAAGACGAAATATTTTCTATCAATGTTATTCATGCTCGCATCACGATTCACAGCTTCGGTGTTAGAATTTCCCACCATGACTTTAGCAGGAAGTTTGATGCTTTTGTATGGTTTTTTCGGGTGGTTTGGCTACTGATTTTGGATATTTTGCATGTGTTGGACCGGTAGGAGGGTTACAAAACATATGGTGACTCGGACCTCATTGGAGGAAAAAactggaaaaattatcaaaaatagttttaaatttattataattgtacaaattcggtttttttgtcaattaatttctaaaaattttatatttgtgtcaatacAATATATTTGTCCAGTCGGCGCAAACGTaaccaatttttaatagtattttaatttttgaattttttttaaaatttttgaattaatttttttaatctttcttttcttattttgttcttccttctttgcttttgtttgtggCCGAGGAGGGTCACGGCCTTCGCCCAATGCAAGAGGCCGCGGGCGAGGCTGCCCTAGCTCTGGCCCGGATTCCGCAATTGCCAAATTTGGAATTCTATGTCAAAAGTTTGGAGATGTAATGGATGTTCCTTTGGACGATTATCATAAATCACGAACCA includes these proteins:
- the LOC115740008 gene encoding protein PLANT CADMIUM RESISTANCE 2-like, with the protein product MSSSSKPYDAEGQPWSTGLCDCFTDVKSCCITIWCPCITFGRISEIVDKGTSSCIANGAIFALIHHLTLCACLYSCLYRTKLKQEFGLRENRCHDCLAHTFCLYCALCQEYRELKSRGFDMERGWEGNARQQKELAMAPKVEGDMRR